A genome region from Eremothecium cymbalariae DBVPG#7215 chromosome 4, complete sequence includes the following:
- the PFA5 gene encoding palmitoyltransferase PFA5 (similar to Ashbya gossypii ABR203W) yields the protein MRIWAENIKRSNYYRYAVPFVKFVLMCYGSWAYCHLFCFVELRDHLHHNAVAVFLTCMNIFLTLILWYIWIQIVVIGPGKQPTVLPFRIIPDAPCDEGTASKDETVVVSVIPPDIYQCDPQGYPMWCSTCQSLKIERSHHSELLKYCVPRFDHYCVWLGTVIGRKNYKLFMQYVMYFTIYLVTASLTIALFMKRIVDYNKEHDLTLNLNIIVLFILVLAFAFFVTPLFAVFSFYMSCNRTSLDIIQKKAIKRHRKAYFCVYNPEDRYRYVVDCLPAEQYNIWNKRNAWLNIKEFIGSNIWLWFIPIGTNISDFQVSRNEEYYNAIVGPYREDLSDNYKSILLNRINQGDYVTRLRVYGDEVKERCDSLHGEV from the coding sequence ATGAGAATATGGgctgaaaatattaaaagaaGCAATTACTATAGATATGCAGTGCCATTTGTAAAGTTTGTTTTAATGTGTTATGGTTCATGGGCATACTGTCATCTATTTTGCTTTGTGGAATTACGTGATCATTTGCATCATAACGCAGTAGCGGTCTTCCTTACGTGtatgaatatatttctgaCGTTGATACTCTGGTACATATGGATCCAAATAGTGGTAATTGGTCCTGGAAAGCAACCTACTGTTCTGCCATTCAGAATTATTCCAGACGCACCCTGCGATGAGGGCACTGCCTCAAAAGATGAGACTGTCGTGGTTTCTGTCATACCTCCAGATATCTACCAGTGCGATCCACAGGGCTACCCTATGTGGTGCAGCACTTGCCAGAGTTTGAAGATAGAACGTTCTCATCATTCTGAGCTACTAAAATACTGTGTGCCAAGGTTCGACCACTATTGTGTGTGGCTTGGAACGGTAATCGGGCGTAAGAACTACAAACTTTTCATGCAATATGTCATGTATTTCACTATCTACTTGGTGACTGCTAGTCTCACCATAGCGTTATTTATGAAAAGAATTGTTGACTACAATAAAGAGCATGATCTGACTTTAAACCTGAATATAATcgttttatttattttggTGCTTGCatttgcattttttgttaCTCCTCTTTTTGCAGTATTCTCCTTTTATATGTCATGCAATAGAACCTCCTTGGATATCATCCAGAAGAAAGCTATTAAACGTCACAGGAAGGCCTACTTTTGTGTGTACAACCCTGAAGATCGGTATCGTTATGTGGTAGATTGTCTACCTGCTGAGCAGTATAACATCTGGAACAAAAGAAACGCCTGGCTCAATATAAAGGAATTTATCGGGTCAAACATATGGCTATGGTTTATTCCCATTGGAACTAATATATCAGATTTTCAAGTTTCGAGGAATGAAGAGTACTACAATGCTATTGTAGGGCCATACCGTGAAGATTTGAGTGACAATTACAAAAGCATTTTGTTGAATAGGATAAATCAAGGAGACTATGTCACAAGGTTGCGGGTATATGGAGACGAAGTTAAAGAACGTTGCGATAGTCTCCACGGTGAAGTTTAG
- the ACK1 gene encoding Ack1p (similar to Ashbya gossypii ABR200W): protein MSRNRDQLYEGHINMYPPQPEQQFKRQPMKVLTEQDGVNNPSEQAQYPPEGYSDWRPDPSFVDVSTPVGNYEVGGLAGDVSKASMHIPTSQRESSSLLSFEERPNTWCKSPSKSSLDLTTSPDQHQERRDRFSEYTKDALHFYKVYEQAVKDSTRFTPSIQMKWSETLLEYAFLPDFVSKYSINGEKLKRELTTKECQKNKTTLLEHALKVLTKLIKLKYAPAIYLMGTLYSHQPYLKIPADGIVPENDRKALEYYKTAAKLQNSDGCYRAGVSYEHGRGILAGLSRRDCLSIALSYYEKGAMAREVTSGSCCSMYKLGIYQLHGVVDDESGETIVHQDVSSAIRWFERATEHHEIVSPQALFELAKIHEYDSLPPELQHILRLQNIHTDSLKALELYIRCALKFNYPLAQWKLGHCYEFAELHLPYNPSKSITWYYKAATAHPRGNAMAMIALSGWYLTGSPGVLLPNPEEAFNWAVKASETSERRLAKAEFTLGFYYEHSIGCIQDLNLTKEHYRRAAQLGHLKAIERLNNL, encoded by the coding sequence ATGTCCAGGAACCGTGACCAACTCTATGAGGGGCATATCAATATGTACCCACCGCAACCGGAGCAGCAATTTAAACGGCAACCGATGAAGGTACTTACGGAGCAAGATGGTGTAAACAATCCCTCAGAACAAGCACAATACCCACCGGAAGGATATTCTGATTGGCGGCCTGATCCATCATTTGTCGATGTGTCGACACCGGTTGGCAATTACGAGGTGGGTGGTCTTGCCGGTGACGTTTCCAAGGCGTCCATGCATATACCAACTTCTCAAAGAGAGAGTTCATCTCTGCTTTCCTTTGAAGAACGCCCCAACACGTGGTGTAAGTCGCCGTCGAAGAGTAGTTTGGATTTGACAACGTCTCCAGATCAGCATCAAGAAAGGAGGGATCGTTTTTCGGAATATACGAAGGATGCCTTACACTTCTATAAAGTGTACGAGCAAGCTGTTAAGGATTCTACAAGGTTTACACCATCTATTCAGATGAAATGGTCAGAGACACTACTTGAATATGCATTTTTGCCAGATTTTGTTAGTAAATACAGTATCAACGGGGAAAAGCTCAAGAGAGAATTAACGACCAAAGAATGTcagaagaacaaaaccACGTTATTGGAGCATGCTTTGAAGGTTCTAACTAAACTAATAAAGCTCAAATATGCACCTGCAATCTACTTAATGGGTACTTTGTATTCTCACCAgccatatttgaaaatccCAGCTGACGGAATTGTGCCTGAGAACGATCGCAAGGCGTTGGAATACTACAAAACTGCGGCGAAATTACAGAATTCTGACGGATGCTACAGAGCTGGAGTTTCTTATGAGCATGGTCGTGGTATTTTGGCGGGGCTCAGTCGACGTGACTGTTTGTCAATTGCTCTTTCTTACTACGAAAAGGGAGCGATGGCCAGAGAAGTCACCTCTGGAAGTTGTTGCAGCATGTATAAATTGGGAATTTATCAGTTACATGGTGTTGTGGACGACGAGTCTGGTGAAACTATAGTTCATCAAGATGTTAGTTCTGCAATACGATGGTTCGAACGAGCCACAGAACATCATGAAATAGTGTCGCCGCAGGCATTATTCGAGTTAGCCAAGATCCACGAATATGATTCTTTACCCCCTGAGTTACAACATATATTGAGACTACAAAATATTCATACAGACTCTTTAAAGGCACTTGAGTTATATATTAGGTGTGCCCTTAAATTTAATTATCCTCTAGCACAATGGAAACTAGGCCATTGTTATGAGTTCGCGGAGCTGCATCTACCATATAATCCAAGCAAGTCAATAACATGGTATTATAAGGCCGCCACAGCACATCCAAGGGGCAATGCGATGGCGATGATAGCGTTGAGTGGCTGGTATTTGACGGGATCTCCAGGGGTTTTACTGCCAAATCCCGAAGAAGCCTTTAATTGGGCTGTCAAAGCTTCCGAAACTTCAGAGCGACGGTTAGCTAAAGCTGAATTTACTCTGGGCTTTTACTACGAACATTCAATAGGTTGTATCCAGGACTTGAATTTGACCAAAGAACATTATAGACGTGCTGCTCAATTAGGACATCTGAAGGCAATTGAACGATTGAATAATTTGTAA
- the TFB3 gene encoding TFIIH/NER complex subunit TFB3 (similar to Ashbya gossypii ABR202C) has translation MDDDEKKDMCPICKTDRYLSPDMKFLVNPECYHKICESCVDRIFSLGPAQCPYEGCDKILRKNKFKTQIFDDVDVEKEVDIRKRVFNVFSKNLEDFDGDLDAFNKYLEEVEDIIYNLDNGVDVAKNEEKLRTYEELNKQLIMANMERNKQFLENFEQRKKFEKEMKLKKRMLERQIEEEERANKEWAKREIVNQLSSNIDADEVIENVRKTVKLKKSSARRKLQELNKVLRNNPYMQMSNGTMKKQEKVPFTPFNGDRDLLKRFTLEEDKYEDPYIKDLQTRKAYIASGFRPDYVYNRVLTEAFMGLGCIIQEEFSVESQPS, from the coding sequence atggatgatgatgagaagaAGGACATGTGTCCAATTTGTAAGACGGATCGATATTTGTCACCAGATATGAAATTTTTGGTGAATCCGGAGTGTTATCACAAGATTTGTGAATCCTGTGTGGACCGTATATTCAGTTTAGGTCCTGCCCAATGTCCATATGAGGGCTGTGATAAGATATTAAGGAAGAACAAATTCAAGAcccaaatatttgatgatgttgatgtaGAGAAGGAGGTAGATATACGAAAAAGGGTTTTCAATGTGTTTAGTAAGAATTTAGAAGACTTTGATGGAGACTTGGATGCTTTCAATAAGTACTTGGAGGAGGTTGaggatataatatacaatcTTGATAATGGGGTGGATGTAGCCAAGAATGAAGAGAAGCTTCGTACGTATGAAGAGTTGAATAAGCAGTTGATTATGGCCAATATGGAAAGGAACAAGCAGTTTTTAGAGAACTTTGAGCAACGAAAGAAATTCGAAAAGGAGATGAAGTTAAAGAAGCGTATGTTAGAAAGACAGatagaagaagaggaacGTGCTAATAAGGAATGGGCCAAGCGGGAGATTGTAAACCAATTATCTTCGAATATTGATGCTGATGAGGTGATTGAGAACGTAAGAAAGACTgtaaagttgaagaaatcaTCTGCAAGGAGGAAATTACAAGAATTAAACAAGGTCCTAAGGAATAATCCTTACATGCAGATGTCAAATGGCACTATGAAAAAGCAAGAGAAGGTTCCTTTTACTCCCTTCAATGGAGACAGGGATTTGCTAAAGCGGTTTACCTTAGAGGAAGATAAGTATGAGGATCCGTATATTAAAGATCTACAGACTAGAAAAGCGTACATTGCATCCGGATTTAGGCCTGATTATGTTTACAATCGTGTGTTGACTGAGGCCTTCATGGGGTTAGGCTGCATCATACAAGAGGAATTTAGTGTGGAATCACAGCCCTCTTAA
- the AMD1 gene encoding AMP deaminase (similar to Ashbya gossypii ABR204C), with the protein MVSRVIHVIPFGVILEFCFLLTKRKAFTSMTAIRRDEPLYRNRHRVFGKRSWFCSIIIKVMCAHEKIKDGHKAASGGYGGSSSGDRSGPISDLCFDTSLQEGGASVLGSAGYEALEVQSVNTNFSYHEEKKLLEHGSKMTALERGITVHDLESSHMPQILHSVVTGSNPSIKDSGLSVSAQESLPEHPSLKFAGSTNNNLTSDRLYSTSYKMGLVPDGKVPDGQMRFLDIPDKELVSLYTNVRDCRDLREKYQKVSLQQQHQNPKNKPEWEIYPPPPKPSYKSETKTILAVLNKPDAEVFDFNACEIPGEDPNWDFSTNDDDAYVVYKAGQDPKESVIADIPSLRDYYVDVEKLTMISSDGPAKSFAFRRLQYLEARWNMYSLLNEYKETAVSKKNPHRDFYNVRKVDTHVHHSACMNQKHLLRFIKHKLRTSADQEVIFRDGKVLTLAEVFQSLNLTGYDLSIDTLDMHAHKDTFHRFDKFNLKYNPIGESRLREIFLKTDNYIHGSYLAEITKEVISDLENSKYQNCEYRISVYGRSINEWDKLADWVIDNKLISHNVRWLIQIPRLYDIYKRTGAVATFNDTSRNLFQPLFEVTKNPQSHPKLHLFLQRVIGFDSVDDESKVDRRFYKKFPKPSLWDSAENPPYSYYLYYLYASMASLNQWRATRGFNTLVLRPHCGEAGDPEHLISAYLLAQGISHGILLRKVPFVQYLYYLDQIGIAMSPLSNNALFLTYDKNPFPNYFKRGLNVSLSTDDPLQFSYTREPLIEEYSVAAQIYKLSNVDMCELARNSVLQSGWEVRIKKHWIGKHFDEEGTQGNDVEKTNVPNIRINYRHETLSTELELIDYYSSFYKQDM; encoded by the coding sequence ATGGTATCACGTGTTATTCACGTGATACCATTTGGTGTGATCCTtgaattttgttttctgctTACTAAAAGAAAAGCGTTTACTTCAATGACGGCAATTAGGAGAGATGAGCCTCTCTATCGAAACAGACATAGAGTCTTTGGTAAGCGTTCGTGGTTCTGTTCTATTATAATTAAAGTTATGTGTGCCCATGAAAAGATAAAAGACGGTCACAAGGCTGCTAGTGGTGGTTATGGTGGTTCATCTTCTGGCGATAGGAGCGGGCCTATTTCAGATCTGTGTTTCGACACGTCCCTTCAAGAAGGTGGGGCCAGTGTTTTGGGCTCAGCAGGTTATGAAGCATTAGAGGTGCAATCGGTGAATACGAACTTTTCTTATCACGAGGAGAAGAAGCTTTTGGAGCATGGGTCTAAAATGACTGCCCTGGAGCGTGGAATAACGGTGCATGATTTAGAGTCGTCGCACATGCCGCAAATTTTGCATTCGGTGGTCACTGGATCGAACCCGTCGATTAAAGATAGCGGGCTTTCTGTTTCTGCGCAGGAATCTTTGCCGGAGCATCCGTCGTTGAAGTTTGCGGGTTCtaccaataataacttgACCAGTGATCGGTTGTATTCTACGAGCTACAAGATGGGACTGGTTCCTGATGGTAAGGTACCTGATGGCCAGATGCGGTTTCTTGACATTCCTGACAAGGAGTTGGTCAGTTTGTATACAAACGTTAGGGATTGCAGGGATTTGCGTGAGAAGTATCAGAAGGTGTCgttgcagcaacaacaccaaAACCCCAAAAACAAACCAGAATGGGAAATTTATCCTCCACCTCCCAAACCGTCCTACAAGTCAGAGACGAAGACTATTCTAGCGGTGCTTAACAAGCCCGATGCCGAGGTGTTTGATTTTAATGCTTGTGAGATACCTGGTGAGGATCCTAACTGGGACTTCTCAACCAATGATGACGATGCTTATGTAGTTTATAAGGCTGGTCAGGATCCAAAGGAATCTGTCATAGCTGATATTCCCAGCCTGAGAGACTATTATGTTGATGTGGAAAAACTGACAATGATCTCATCTGATGGGCCTGCGAAATCTTTTGCCTTCAGGAGACTCCAATACTTGGAGGCGCGCTGGAACATGTACAGTTTATTGAATGAGTACAAGGAGACCGCAGTTTCTAAAAAGAATCCTCATAGGGACTTCTACAATGTGAGAAAGGTTGATACTCACGTCCACCATTCTGCATGTATGAACCAGAAGCACTTACTACGTTTCATCAAGCATAAATTGAGAACTTCTGCCGATCAAGAGGTCATATTCAGAGATGGTAAGGTGTTGACTTTGGCTGAGGTGTTTCAGTCGTTAAATCTTACCGGCTATGACTTGTCTATTGATACTTTGGACATGCATGCCCACAAAGATACTTTCCATAGGTTTGACAAGTTCAATTTGAAGTATAACCCAATAGGTGAATCTCGTCTaagagaaatatttttgaaaacagaTAATTACATCCACGGTTCATATTTAGCCGAAATTACTAAAGAAGTTATTTCTGATTTAGAGAATTCTAAATATCAGAACTGTGAGTACAGAATCTCTGTCTATGGCCGGTCAATTAATGAATGGGATAAGCTTGCGGATTGGGTCATAGACAACAAGCTTATATCCCATAATGTTAGGTGGCTAATTCAAATTCCTCGTTTGTACGACATCTACAAGAGAACTGGTGCTGTAGCCACATTTAATGACACATCAAGAAACTTATTTCAACCATTATTTGAGGTGACTAAGAATCCACAGTCGCATCCAAAATTACATCTCTTCTTGCAACGTGTTATTGGATTTGACTCTGTCGACGATGAATCTAAGGTGGACAGGCGTTTCTATAAGAAGTTCCCAAAACCTTCCTTGTGGGATTCGGCAGAAAATCCACCGTATTCCTATTACTTGTACTACTTGTACGCAAGTATGGCTTCTTTGAATCAATGGCGAGCCACCCGTGGGTTTAATACTTTGGTATTAAGACCCCATTGTGGTGAAGCAGGAGATCCTGAGCATCTAATATCTGCATACTTGTTGGCTCAGGGCATCTCGCATGGCATATTATTAAGAAAGGTACCATTTGTGCAATATCTGTATTATTTAGATCAGATCGGAATTGCAATGTCCCCATTGTCCAATAATGCGTTGTTCTTAACCTACGATAAGAATCCTTTCCCTAACTACTTCAAGAGAGGTTTAAATGTTTCTCTTTCTACGGATGATCCATTGCAATTTTCATACACTAGAGAACCAttaattgaagaatattcagTCGCTGCTCAAATTTATAAGTTGTCTAACGTTGACATGTGTGAGCTTGCTAGAAATTCTGTGTTGCAGAGTGGGTGGGAAGTCCGGATTAAGAAACATTGGATAGGTAAGcattttgatgaagaaggtaCGCAAGGGAACGATGTGGAGAAGACTAACGTTCCCAATATCCGTATAAACTACAGGCACGAAACTTTGTCCACAGAATTGGAGCTAATCGACTATTACTCAAGTTTCTACAAACAAGATATGTAG
- the CGI121 gene encoding Cgi121p (similar to Ashbya gossypii ABR201W 1-intron) — protein MLDVHIPQFKDYKVQLAFFKDVVNVQDIRSKVAELPFGFIDARNVLSLEQLSSAVYKALIEVKYNKMRSKNLNSEVVLSLSPTSNIGDALRSFGIQEDSSVLILVRVASMDESSEERDFSSLIEGSEIELSDDNLRKYADIELIKRVCKKQLK, from the exons ATGCTTGATGTACATATACCACAGTTCAAAGACTATAAGGTTCAGTTAGCGTTTTTCAAAGATGTTGTGAATGTTCAGGATATTCGTTCTAAGGTTGCTGAGCTACCGTTTGGGTTCATCGACGCCAGAAATGTGTTGTCCCTGGAACAACTTTCGAGTGCAGTATACAAGGCCCTTATCGaagttaaatataataaaatgaGGTCCAAGAACTTAAATTCTGAAGTCGTCCTTTCTTTGTCCCCCACCTCAAAT ATTGGCGATGCTTTAAGGAGCTTTGGTATTCAAGAAGACAGCTCGGTGTTGATTTTAGTAAGAGTTGCTTCGATGGATGAATCGTCAGAAGAGAGAGACTTTTCATCTCTAATCGAGGGCTCTGAAATTGAATTGAGTGACGATAACCTCAGAAAATATGCAGATATTGAATTAATCAAGAGGGTATGTAAGAAACAGCTAAAATAG
- a CDS encoding uncharacterized protein (similar to Ashbya gossypii AER303W) produces the protein MGDQEYWDQELDPKSLKVAELRKILLENDISFGGHDKKGDLVKLFKANMDTIRDNVIKEREALPSGDGVLRVKKTRKKKGASVFDGGKVSNTEGEGMEGSVEEGPRPRKSTRIASNTSVEENSVSESVRSAVGSSPFSDVNEFQKNGNSRKRKNYDRDDEDDIEEQSSPRKFQKKRNTKGPLKKVKKEESGDYSERSSVRSPIATKLQSKRTPVKGEHRSLVIHKFETSSDESLSTTSTPTQKKVLVFDKESDGKIEAHDFTQPMRKQFAPDLSKLKVSPEFQLKLATLQKSKKGAPEDSEKIASTDTEDASTDTTPPATRTNQHITPKASKKVSEQQSLRKVATNPTVRRTKTAANVGKQSATTSTPKKQLNGKDHNGKAEKQTAKKKKKTEELLTSSEQGSEHKTHEPCQKVEDLIEKPDSDVLADFESSKLNKFMSYMGHSLLKIFTFLLIVIPILFGLWYREQRVLVGYCGHEINSPTFTNTEQYPFLEHLDTTLQKFKPSCLPCPENAICYPYMKIKCKPDYAVTSSVFSLYGLFPVSEYCAKDSKRERLVSEVVHKSLELLRTKNARIQCGECEDDTMSGISEDELYQIFFESKAPWINEEEFKDIWTQVVKDLRAESDIVCRQVSINQSIFFPNSMERIMLTHFLQVPGRKALIQIYSDNIFEANDIQEQERHFQFTEQKEYFRSVSKKYIGIRCQFERQVYRTYQRFTLIFWSVIIMMILLQLLKIKLQRRFKEQELVEQLKSQVIEKLKCVAQTKSSDEPKFLSTVQLRDVLLVDVVDLKYKNQLWNKVVHILESSNTNVKSMLMEVHGEIMKCWEWVGPFE, from the coding sequence ATGGGAGATCAAGAATACTGGGATCAAGAGTTAGATCCTAAGTCGCTAAAGGTTGCAGAATTGAGGAAGATATTGTTGGAAAACGACATCAGTTTTGGTGGACACGACAAGAAGGGAGATTTGGTGAAACTTTTCAAGGCTAATATGGATACTATACGTGATAATGTAATTAAAGAGAGAGAGGCTTTACCTAGTGGGGATGGGGTGCTTAGGGTGAAGAAAacgaggaagaagaaggggGCATCGGTTTTCGATGGGGGCAAGGTCAGCAATACAGAGGGAGAAGGCATGGAGGGTTCAGTAGAAGAAGGTCCCAGGCCACGAAAGTCTACGCGTATAGCTTCTAATACATCTGTGGAAGAGAATTCGGTATCTGAGAGTGTCAGGAGTGCAGTTGGGTCAAGTCCATTCAGCGATGTTAACGAATTCCAGAAAAACGGCAATTCCAGGAAGAGAAAGAACTATGATCGTGATGACGAGGATGATATTGAGGAACAGTCTAGTCCTAGAAAGTTTCAGAAGAAGCGGAATACAAAGGGGCCTCTGAAGAAGGTTAAAAAAGAGGAGTCTGGTGATTATAGTGAACGTAGTTCTGTGAGATCTCCAATTGCAACTAAACTTCAAAGTAAGCGTACACCTGTTAAGGGTGAACATAGGTCGCTGGTAATTCataaatttgaaacttcCAGTGATGAATCATTATCTACTACATCCACACCTACGCAAAAGAAGGTATTGGTGTTTGACAAGGAGTCTGATGGAAAGATAGAAGCCCATGATTTCACTCAACCCATGAGGAAGCAGTTTGCGCCTGATCTCTCGAAATTAAAGGTCAGTCCTGAGTTTCAACTGAAATTAGCTACTTTACAGAAAAGTAAGAAGGGGGCACCAGAAGATAGCGAAAAGATAGCTAGTACGGATACTGAAGATGCATCTACTGATACAACACCTCCTGCTACAAGAACTAATCAACACATTACCCCAAAAGCGTCGAAGAAAGTATCAGAACAACAAAGCTTGAGAAAGGTGGCGACAAATCCAACCGTACGGAGAACAAAAACAGCAGCAAACGTAGGCAAGCAGTCTGCTACCACTTCGACaccaaaaaaacaattaaatgGTAAAGATCACAACGGCAAAGCTGAAAAGCAGACAgccaaaaagaagaaaaaaacaGAAGAGTTATTGACTTCTTCGGAACAGGGATCTGAGCATAAAACACATGAACCATGTCAAAAAGTAGAGGATTTAATTGAGAAACCAGATTCGGATGTTTTAGCAGATTTCGAGTCTTCTAAATTAAACAAGTTTATGTCTTATATGGGACACAGTCTATTAAAGATTTTTACCTTCCTCTTAATCGTCATCCCAATTCTGTTCGGTTTATGGTATAGAGAACAAAGGGTACTGGTTGGATATTGCGGCCATGAAATTAACTCACCAACGTTCACTAACACAGAACAATATCCATTTTTGGAACATTTAGATACTACATTGCAGAAATTTAAACCCTCATGTTTACCGTGCCCAGAAAACGCTATTTGTTACCCATATATGAAAATCAAATGTAAGCCAGATTATGCTGTTACGTCTTCCGTTTTTTCCCTATATGGCCTCTTTCCTGTGAGTGAATATTGTGCGAAGGATTCCAAGAGAGAGAGGTTGGTTTCAGAGGTAGTTCATAAGTCCTTGGAACTATTAAGAACTAAGAATGCGCGTATCCAATGTGGTGAATGTGAAGATGACACAATGAGTGGAATTTCTGAGGATGAATTGTAtcagattttttttgaatctAAAGCGCCATGGATAAATGAAGAGGAATTCAAGGACATATGGACACAGGTTGTTAAAGACTTAAGAGCTGAATCGGATATCGTTTGCAGGCAAGTGAGTATTAATCAATCTATATTTTTCCCAAATTCAATGGAGCGTATTATGCTAACACATTTTCTACAGGTCCCAGGTCGAAAAGCTCTCATTCAAATCTACTCCGACAACATATTTGAAGCCAATGACATTCAAGAACAGGAGAGACATTTTCAGTTTACAGagcaaaaagaatattttcGCTCGGTATCCAAAAAGTACATTGGCATTAGGTGCCAATTTGAAAGACAAGTATATAGAACTTACCAACGGTTTACGCTAATATTCTGGAGTGTCATAATTATGATGATCCTATTGCAGTTACTCAAGATAAAGTTACAACGCCGTTtcaaagaacaagaactggTTGAACAGTTAAAATCTcaagttattgaaaaattgaagtGTGTAGCGCAAACCAAAAGTTCAGACGAACCCAAATTTTTGAGCACTGTTCAATTGAGAGATGTTTTGTTGGTAGATGTAGTAGACTTGAAATACAAGAACCAATTATGGAATAAGGTTGTCCATATTCTAGAAAGTAGCAATACTAACGTCAAATCCATGCTAATGGAAGTCCATGGTGAAATAATGAAGTGTTGGGAATGGGTTGGACCATTCGAATAA